The Leguminivora glycinivorella isolate SPB_JAAS2020 chromosome 1, LegGlyc_1.1, whole genome shotgun sequence genome includes a region encoding these proteins:
- the LOC125226616 gene encoding uncharacterized protein LOC125226616, with protein MEINNKITILSLIYENKDTLFGRFSEKLTHEIKIKKWKEIAEQLNSLSIYNKDWKYLRDTTWQNFRKRTIEKRDNRQQTGSAGGKKCRYDDVDELVLKIIGKESPVLEGLCVPESSGSDQAQIHEPAAAAINSTINAPEPDKVVCESPVQNTPTQFTRPPIRKRYNSVTINETNESQAYIELKTKKMELELRLTNEKLEIAKRERYKLDLELLKLERELNIQQPSPFTLPFYLQNVVVESTSPIVISSATETDQAKGADILSVAINNSFL; from the exons ATGGAAATTAACAACAAAATTACAATTCTATCTCTCATTTACGAAAATAAGGATACTTTATTCGGTCGGTTTAGTGAAAAATTAACGcacgaaattaaaataaagaagtggAAGGAGATTGCCGAACAACTAAACTCTTTGAGTATCTATAACAAAGACTGGAAGTACCTACGTGACACAACGTGGCAAAACTTTAGAAAAAGGACTAtc gaaaaGAGGGATAATCGTCAACAGACGGGGTCGGCGGGAGGAAAAAAATGCAGATATGACGATGTTGACGAACTAGTCCTAAAAATAATCGGCAAGGAGTCTCCTGTCTTAGAAGGTCTCTGTGTGCCGGAATCATCGGGTTCAGATCAAGCACAAATTCACGAACCAGCTGCCGCCGCCATAAATAGTACCATCAACGCACCAGAACCGGATAAAGTTGTGTGTGAGTCACCGGTGCAAAATACTCCTACTCAATTCACTCGTCCTCCTATTAGGAAAAGATACAATAGTGTGACTATAAATGAAACAAACGAGAGTCAAGCTTATATCGAACTTAAAACGAAAAAAATGGAATTGGAACTGAGATTGACCAACGAAAAACTTGAAATTGCAAAGCGTGAACGATATAAGTTAGATTTGGAGTTACTAAAACTGGAAAGGGAGTTGAATATACAGCAACCATCTCCTTTCACGTTACCATTTTATCTACAAAATGTTGTCGTTGAGTCTACTTCTCCGATTGTTATCAGCAGCGCCACAGAGACAGATCAAGCAAAAGGAGCAGATATTTTGTCGGTAGCGATAAATAACAGCTTCCTTTAG